CTCGGCCACCGGCGGCCTCGCTACGCGAAGCCTGGAACAGGACATGCGGATGCGCTCGAACGTGAGCACGAGCACGAGCACGAGCACGAGCACGAGCGCATGCATCTGCATGTGCGTGTGCGCGAGAGACAACGTGAGCAAGGGCCCGGAGCTCACGCCAACCTGCACCCCACACAAGGACGCGCCATGGCGCGTTGGACTCCAAGTCCCCTCTGCGCGTGCCGAGGAGCGGAGCTTTTCGCGGAAAAAGGGCCGCGCGTGTTTGAGCCGAAGGCGAGTTTGCGCGGCCCCCGCGAAAAGCGAGCACCGCAGGTTGCCCGTAGCGAAGCGGAGGGTCACGCGCAGTGGGGTCGCCTTTCTTTGGTTACTTTCTTTGGCGAGACAAAGAAAGTGACTCGCCCGCCGGGGCGAAATCCCGGCTCCTGCCTCAACCCAACAGCAACGCCGAAACAAGCAAACGAGCGCCCCCACCTCACCCCTCCCCCACAGGGGAAGGGAGAAGGACCAAGACCCCAATGAGCCTCCTCAAAGTCCAAGACCTAGGCAAGTCCTTCGGCGGCGTCAAGGCCGTCGACGGCATCAGCTTCGACCTCGCCCCCGGCGAACTGCTGGCGCTCATCGGCCCCAACGGCGCCGGCAAGTCGACCACCTTCAACATGGTCAACGGCCAGCTCAAGGCCGACCGCGGTTCGATCCTGCTCAATGGCGAAGAGCTGGTCGGCCGCAAGCCGCGCGAGATCTGGCGCATGGGCGTGGGCCGCACCTTCCAGATCGCCGAGACATTCGCCTCGCTCACCGTGGTGGAGAACGTGCAGATGGCCCTGCTCTCGCACGATCACAAGCTGTTCTCCACCTGGCGCCGCGCCGCCGACCACAAGCGCGAGGAGGCGCTGGTGCTGCTCGACCAGGTCGGCATGAAGGCGCAGGCCGACCGGCCCTGCAGCGTGCTCGCCTATGGCGACGTCAAGCGCGTCGAGCTCGCGATCGCGATGGCCAACTCGCCCAAGCTGCTGCTGATGGACGAACCCACCGCCGGCATGGCGCCCAAGGAGCGCAACTCGTTGATGGCCCTGACCAAGCAGCTGGTGATCGACCGCGGCATGGCCGTGCTCTTCACCGAGCACAGCATGGACGTGGTCTTCGCGTACGCCGACCGCATGATCGTGCTGGCGCGCGGCCGCCTCATCGCGCAGGGCAAGCCGCTCGAGATCCGCGACCATCCGAAGGTGCAGGAGGTGTACTTCGGCAGCGGCAAGACCTTCGAGAAGATTGCCGAGAAGGCAGCGGCGGTGAACGCCGCGGTAGGAGAAGCCGCATGAGCTCCCACGAACAACTGCTCGAAGCCAAGGCCCTGTGCGCCTGGTACGGCGCGGCGCAGATCCTCTATGACGTCGATCTCGAAGTGCGGCGCGGCGAAGTGGTGGCGCTGATGGGCCGCAATGGCGCCGGCAAGTCCACCACGCTCAAGGCGCTGATCGGCATGCTGGGCAAGCGCCGCGGCGCGGTGCGCTTCCTGGGCCATGACATCTCGAAGAGCGAGCCGCACCACGCGGCCAAGCTGGGCCTGGGCTTCGTGCCCGAAGACCGGCGCGTGTTCACCGACCTCACGGTGATGGAGAACCTCGAAGTCGGCAAGCAGGCTCCGCGCCGCTGGTCCGACGGCAGCGATGCGCCGCTGTGGACGCCCGAGCGCCTGTTCAAGCTCTTTCCCAACCTTGGCGAGATGCCGAACCGCCCGGGCGGGCGCATGAGCGGCGGCGAACAGCAGATGCTGACCGTGGCGCGCACGCTGATGGGCAACCCCTACCTGGTGCTGCTCGACGAGCCCTCCGAAGGCGTGGCGCCGGTGATCGTCGAGCAGATGGCCAACATGATCCTCGAGCTCAA
Above is a window of Variovorax sp. RA8 DNA encoding:
- a CDS encoding ABC transporter ATP-binding protein — translated: MSLLKVQDLGKSFGGVKAVDGISFDLAPGELLALIGPNGAGKSTTFNMVNGQLKADRGSILLNGEELVGRKPREIWRMGVGRTFQIAETFASLTVVENVQMALLSHDHKLFSTWRRAADHKREEALVLLDQVGMKAQADRPCSVLAYGDVKRVELAIAMANSPKLLLMDEPTAGMAPKERNSLMALTKQLVIDRGMAVLFTEHSMDVVFAYADRMIVLARGRLIAQGKPLEIRDHPKVQEVYFGSGKTFEKIAEKAAAVNAAVGEAA
- a CDS encoding ABC transporter ATP-binding protein, which codes for MSSHEQLLEAKALCAWYGAAQILYDVDLEVRRGEVVALMGRNGAGKSTTLKALIGMLGKRRGAVRFLGHDISKSEPHHAAKLGLGFVPEDRRVFTDLTVMENLEVGKQAPRRWSDGSDAPLWTPERLFKLFPNLGEMPNRPGGRMSGGEQQMLTVARTLMGNPYLVLLDEPSEGVAPVIVEQMANMILELKAQGVSILLSEQNMHFAELVSDRAYVLEKGQIRYQAPMADLATNEEVRRAYLSV